One Paraburkholderia caffeinilytica DNA segment encodes these proteins:
- a CDS encoding VOC family protein — protein MFDHVKFGVSDYAASKAFFLKALEPLGVAVVGEGAPTYGVELSPPGKASLCLYQTEEKPAHLHLAFTAENRQQVDAFYRAALEAGGKDNGAPGLRPRYHANYYAAFVIGPDGHNVEVVCHRPEA, from the coding sequence ATGTTCGACCACGTCAAATTCGGAGTCAGCGATTATGCAGCGAGCAAAGCGTTCTTCCTCAAGGCACTCGAACCGCTCGGCGTAGCGGTTGTCGGAGAGGGGGCGCCAACCTACGGTGTCGAGCTTAGCCCGCCGGGTAAGGCTTCATTGTGCCTGTACCAGACCGAGGAGAAGCCGGCGCATCTTCACCTGGCGTTCACGGCGGAGAATCGCCAGCAAGTCGACGCTTTCTATCGCGCGGCTCTGGAGGCGGGTGGCAAGGACAATGGTGCGCCTGGTCTGCGCCCGCGCTACCACGCGAACTACTATGCAGCCTTTGTCATTGGTCCGGACGGGCACAACGTCGAAGTGGTTTGCCACCGACCCGAGGCCTGA
- a CDS encoding sensor domain-containing diguanylate cyclase, with translation MLNRPSIIWRAITFVVIVCLSLVALDGWRSWTARAVELGEMDVATSNLSRAMAEQADDTFKEADTALLGIVERVQHDGTGPAALKRLHDALVMHQQELPQLAGLFVYDENGIWIVNSTSAPLNRFNNADREYFIFHRHNADPGPHIGVPVISRSSGKWVIPVSRRINKPDGSFGGVALATIDIDFFKAFYDSLQIGNAGAVALVLNSGVMLIRRPFDVKVIGKDMRSTELYRYYTTQGPAGAAFIKSAQDGVTRLNNYRGLRHYPVFVAAALSKDEILHEWWNDTIWHSVGVLCLVIVVGLFGWHLIRQIRLRTTAEAELTLTHASLEQLNQTLERLAMQDGLTGLANRRQFDITLHNEFSRATRHASALALIMLDVDCFKQYNDIYGHAAGDDCLRTISHLIRNLTAGRPGDLVARYGGEEIAVLLPNTDVASAVAIADTIRSAIRDLEIEHSGNPTGFVTISAGVDARIPIRGVDEPTALILAADKALYEAKSEGRNRVLAARGNVPSSIAASHRD, from the coding sequence ATTTTGAATAGGCCGTCCATCATCTGGCGCGCGATAACCTTCGTGGTGATCGTGTGCCTGTCGCTCGTTGCACTTGATGGCTGGCGGAGTTGGACTGCACGGGCAGTCGAGTTGGGAGAAATGGATGTCGCCACCTCGAACCTCTCACGGGCAATGGCCGAACAGGCCGACGACACATTTAAGGAAGCAGACACCGCATTGCTGGGTATCGTCGAGCGCGTGCAGCACGACGGAACCGGCCCGGCCGCGCTTAAACGACTGCATGACGCTCTGGTGATGCACCAGCAGGAGCTTCCCCAGCTTGCCGGTCTTTTTGTGTATGACGAAAACGGAATCTGGATCGTCAACTCCACGTCGGCGCCACTCAATCGATTCAACAACGCGGACCGCGAATATTTTATCTTTCATCGACATAACGCTGATCCTGGTCCGCACATTGGCGTCCCGGTAATCAGCCGATCAAGTGGAAAATGGGTTATTCCCGTTTCCAGGAGAATCAATAAACCGGACGGCAGTTTCGGCGGCGTTGCGCTGGCCACCATCGATATTGATTTCTTCAAGGCTTTCTACGATAGCCTTCAGATTGGCAACGCGGGCGCTGTTGCCCTCGTGCTGAATAGCGGCGTGATGCTGATCCGCCGGCCGTTCGATGTCAAAGTGATCGGCAAAGACATGCGGAGCACCGAGCTGTACCGCTACTACACGACGCAGGGTCCGGCCGGAGCGGCCTTCATCAAGTCGGCGCAGGATGGCGTTACGCGGTTGAACAATTATCGTGGCCTCCGGCACTATCCGGTCTTTGTAGCCGCTGCGTTGTCCAAGGATGAGATTTTGCATGAGTGGTGGAACGACACCATCTGGCATTCCGTCGGCGTGCTTTGCCTTGTCATTGTGGTGGGCCTATTCGGCTGGCATCTGATCCGCCAGATCAGATTGCGAACGACTGCCGAGGCGGAGCTGACATTGACGCACGCGTCTCTTGAACAGCTCAATCAGACCCTTGAACGACTCGCCATGCAGGACGGCCTCACGGGGCTCGCGAATCGCCGCCAATTCGATATCACGTTGCATAACGAATTCAGTCGTGCCACGCGTCACGCGAGTGCTCTTGCACTGATCATGCTGGATGTCGACTGCTTCAAGCAATACAACGACATCTACGGGCACGCAGCGGGCGACGACTGCCTGCGAACGATTAGCCATCTCATCAGGAACCTGACCGCCGGACGTCCGGGAGATCTTGTCGCCCGCTATGGGGGAGAGGAGATTGCCGTGCTGCTTCCGAATACCGATGTAGCCAGTGCCGTGGCAATCGCGGACACTATCCGCAGCGCTATTCGCGATCTGGAAATTGAACACTCGGGCAATCCCACTGGCTTCGTCACGATAAGCGCAGGTGTTGACGCGCGAATCCCGATTCGTGGCGTAGACGAACCTACGGCGCTGATACTGGCTGCCGACAAGGCACTGTATGAGGCAAAGAGCGAAGGACGAAATCGAGTACTCGCCGCGAGAGGTAACGTACCCTCTTCGATTGCGGCTTCACACCGCGACTGA